Proteins co-encoded in one Amia ocellicauda isolate fAmiCal2 chromosome 11, fAmiCal2.hap1, whole genome shotgun sequence genomic window:
- the med18 gene encoding mediator of RNA polymerase II transcription subunit 18, which yields MEAPPVSVMPVTGGTINMMEYLLQGSVLDQSLDSLLHRLRGLCDNMEPESFADHEMVYLLKGQQGNPFLLRARHSLDRRTAPWHLRYLGQPEVGDKSRHALVRNCVDVSASHSLPDFLNEMGFRMDHEFVAKGHIFRKGALKVVVCKLFRILVPGNTDSTEPLSLSYLVELSVLAPAGQDNVSEDMRSFAEQLKPLVHLEKIDPKRHM from the exons ATGGAGGCGCCCCCGGTCTCTGTGATGCCCGTCACGGGGGGCACGATTAACATGATGGAGTACCTTCTGCAAG GCAGTGTGCTGGACCAGTCTCTGGACAGCCTGCTGCATCGTCTGCGCGGCCTGTGTGACAACATGGAGCCAGAGAGTTTTGCCGATCATGAGATGGTGTACTTGCTCAAAGGGCAGCAGGGCAACCCCTTCCTGCTGCGAGCACGACACTCCTTAGACCGGCGCACTGCCCCCTGGCACCTGCGCTACCTGGGCCAGCCCGAGGTGGGTGACAAAAGCCGACATGCACTGGTGCGCAACTGCGTGGATGTGTCAGCCTCCCACAGCCTTCCCGACTTCCTCAACGAGATGGGCTTCCGCATGGACCACGAGTTTGTAGCCAAGGGGCACATCTTCCGCAAGGGGGCTCTGAAAGTGGTAGTGTGCAAGCTGTTTCGTATCCTGGTCCCTGGGAACACCGACAGCACTGAGCCCCTCTCCTTGTCCTACCTGGTGGAGCTCAGCGTGCTGGCACCAGCTGGCCAGGACAACGTCTCCGAGGACATGAGGAGCTTCGCAGAGCAGCTCAAACCCCTGGTGCACCTGGAGAAGATCGACCCCAAGAGACACATGTAG